In Candidatus Cloacimonadota bacterium, the genomic window GTGTGCTCTTCCGATCTATACAAGCTTCCTGATCGAAACATTCAGCATAATGATAACCCTTAGCATTGATCTCCTCTGAGAAACGGATTATCTTTTTCGGACATGCTTCGATGCATAAACCACAACCTTTGCAATAATAAGGATCAACAGTCATTTTCGGCATAACTAACT contains:
- a CDS encoding 4Fe-4S binding protein produces the protein MPKMTVDPYYCKGCGLCIEACPKKIIRFSEEINAKGYHYAECFDQEACIDRKST